The Sporolituus thermophilus DSM 23256 DNA segment GTCGCGCGCGTAGCCCTTCGCGTTCTTTGCGGCCTTTGTGGTTCCAATACTCACTATTGCATATCTTGCCTTGTGACTGCATATAGTTAAAGGTAATTGGGCTTGCGAGCAATCAAATAGGTGGTGTGTGTTTTGCCGAATCGGCGCAAGTTACTTGTTGGGGCCATCCTGCTCGTGGTGGCCACCTTTGTTTTAACCGCGGGCGGCTTTCTCTACCTGCTCAACGCAGGCTCAGCCGACGTGGTCAGTACGCTGAAATTCTTCCGGGCCTTGCAAATCGTCAGGTCGCGCTATATTGAAGAAGTGCCGATGGACACCCTCATGTCCGGGGCCATCAAGGGCATGGTTAATTCGCTGGGCGACCCGCACTCCGTTTACCTGGACGCCAAGATGTACAAGGAGTTTATGATTGAAACCGAAGGGTCTTTCGGCGGCGTCGGCATTGTGATCGGGGTGAAGGACAAGGTGCTGACGGTGGTGTCGCCGATCGAGGGCACGCCGGGCGACAAGGCCGGGATCAAGAGTGGCGACCAAATCCTCAAAATTGATGGCCAGGAAACCAAGGATCTGGCACTCGACGAAGCGGTCAACAAAATCCGCGGCCCGGAAGGCAGCCAAGTGACCCTGACCATCCGGCGGCCGGCTACCCAAGAAGTGAAAGACTACACCCTGACCCGCTCGAACATCCAGATCCGCACCGTGGCGGGCAAGATGCTGCCAGACAAGATTGGTTACATCCGGATTTCGATGTTTAACGAAAATACGGGCGCCGATTTAAACCGTAAGTACCAGGAACTAGAAAAGGAAGGCATGAAAGCCGTTATTTTGGACCTGCGCGACAACCCGGGAGGATTATTGGAAGAAAGCGTCAAGGTGGCCAACAAGTTTGTGCCCAAGGGTCCGGTAGTTTCGGTGGTGACGCGCGACGGGCGGCAGGAAACCCACTCGTCCACCCTTGAGGCCGTGAAGTATCCGGTCGTCGTTCTGGTTAACGGCGGCAGCGCCAGCGCGTCCGAAATCGTGGCCGGCGCCATTCAGGACACCGGGGCCGGTACCCTGGTCGGCACGAAAACCTATGGCAAAGGCTCGGTCCAGACCATTATGCGGCTGGATAACGGCACCGCCATCAAGCTGACCATCGCCAAATATCTGACGCCAAGTGGGCGGTCGATCAACGGCGTGGGCATTGAACCGGACGTGAAGGTGGAATTGCCGGAGCCGCGGCAGCCGGGCCAAAAGGACATTCAACTGGAAAAAGCGATTGAGATTTTGAAGAGCAAGCTGTAAACAGGCAGCGGCGGGTATTGGTTCCGCCGCTTTTTGCTATTGTTGCTGCCGGTCAGTATCATTCCCGGGGCTGGTGTTTTATAATAATGGTAGTGTAACCTGAGAGGGGGCTTGGCCGTGTTTCCGTGGCAGGACATTGTACTTTTGATTGTGCGCGGGACGATCAGCGTTTTGTTTGAACCCATGTTTTGGCTGGTTTTAGCGATGGTAGGCTTCCAATACTGGCAGCTGCAGCGCACCCAACTGCGGCTGTTCGGCGTCTACGGCTACCC contains these protein-coding regions:
- a CDS encoding S41 family peptidase, encoding MPNRRKLLVGAILLVVATFVLTAGGFLYLLNAGSADVVSTLKFFRALQIVRSRYIEEVPMDTLMSGAIKGMVNSLGDPHSVYLDAKMYKEFMIETEGSFGGVGIVIGVKDKVLTVVSPIEGTPGDKAGIKSGDQILKIDGQETKDLALDEAVNKIRGPEGSQVTLTIRRPATQEVKDYTLTRSNIQIRTVAGKMLPDKIGYIRISMFNENTGADLNRKYQELEKEGMKAVILDLRDNPGGLLEESVKVANKFVPKGPVVSVVTRDGRQETHSSTLEAVKYPVVVLVNGGSASASEIVAGAIQDTGAGTLVGTKTYGKGSVQTIMRLDNGTAIKLTIAKYLTPSGRSINGVGIEPDVKVELPEPRQPGQKDIQLEKAIEILKSKL